A window of the Gordonia humi genome harbors these coding sequences:
- a CDS encoding UvrD-helicase domain-containing protein — MNSVNLSQTGHGDADLSDRGRELIDGLNPQQRAAVVHQGAPLLIVAGAGSGKTAVLTRRIAFLLAERDVTPGQILAITFTNKAAAEMRERVIDLVGPRAAYMWVSTFHSTCVRILRAQSGLLGDRNSNFSIYDADDSRRLLGMVIRDLGLDPKKFSPRGVGTQISNHKNELVDPEEAAAAARSGGTDTAAEGDPTALTVAEIYGEYQRRLAAANAFDFDDLIGETVSLLQRHPEVAEYYRRRFRHVLIDEYQDTNHAQYVLVRELVGEEPAEGGGGGTSPSELCVVGDADQSIYAFRGATIRNIEEFERDYTNAETILLEQNYRSTQTILSAANAVISRNTGRREKRLWTDSGDGELITGYVADSDRDEAAFIAKEIEQLVDYSIGGSASHTYADVAVFYRTNTGSRALEEVFVRHGLPYKVVGGTKFYERKEVRDIVAYLRVVANPDDQVSLRRILNTPRRGIGDRAEACVAVHSENLGVSFYQALIDATEGRVALLNTRAVKQITGFVDLIEGLRSDYLMSFGAVGGDEADSAVADATTEGADIGDLVDAIIDRSGYRAELEASNDPQDGARLDNINELVAVARDFSLEAAQASDDVDLEAPVPTEEGEPEPGSLAAFLEKVSLVADADQVPDEGEGVITMMTLHTAKGLEFPVVFVTGWEDGHFPHMRALGDPNELSEERRLAYVGITRARQRLYLTRAMSRASWGQPVSNPESRFLQEIPQHLIDWRRTEPRRAPRESSGGAFGYSSGGSGFGGSSRRTSFGAPDPSRARNKTVHYEIGDRMNHPKFGMGKAVAKEGTGITERITFDFGGNVGRVTLMTAGGLPGEKL, encoded by the coding sequence ATGAACTCTGTGAATCTTTCTCAAACCGGCCACGGCGACGCGGACCTGAGCGACCGTGGGCGCGAACTGATCGACGGGCTGAACCCGCAACAGCGAGCGGCGGTGGTCCACCAGGGTGCCCCGCTGCTGATCGTCGCGGGCGCCGGTTCGGGAAAGACCGCGGTGCTGACCCGCCGGATCGCCTTCCTGCTCGCCGAGCGGGACGTGACACCGGGGCAGATCCTGGCCATCACGTTCACGAACAAGGCCGCTGCCGAGATGCGCGAACGCGTCATCGATCTCGTCGGTCCCCGCGCCGCCTACATGTGGGTGTCGACCTTCCATTCGACGTGCGTGCGGATCCTGCGCGCCCAGTCCGGTCTGCTGGGCGACCGGAACTCGAACTTCTCGATCTACGACGCCGACGACTCGCGGCGGCTGCTCGGCATGGTGATCCGCGACCTCGGTCTGGACCCGAAGAAGTTCTCCCCGCGAGGTGTCGGCACGCAGATCTCGAATCACAAGAACGAACTGGTCGATCCGGAGGAGGCGGCCGCGGCCGCGCGGTCGGGCGGGACCGACACGGCCGCCGAGGGTGATCCGACGGCGCTGACCGTCGCCGAGATCTACGGCGAATACCAGCGGCGCCTCGCCGCGGCCAACGCCTTCGACTTCGATGATCTGATCGGCGAGACGGTGTCGCTGCTGCAACGTCATCCGGAGGTCGCCGAATACTACCGACGACGCTTCCGACACGTCCTCATCGACGAGTATCAGGACACGAACCACGCCCAGTACGTCCTGGTGCGCGAGCTCGTCGGCGAGGAGCCTGCGGAGGGCGGCGGCGGCGGGACGTCGCCGTCGGAGCTGTGCGTGGTCGGCGACGCCGACCAGTCGATCTACGCGTTCCGCGGTGCGACGATCCGCAACATCGAGGAGTTCGAACGGGACTACACGAATGCGGAGACGATCCTGCTGGAGCAGAACTACCGCTCCACCCAGACCATCCTGTCGGCGGCCAACGCCGTGATCTCCCGCAACACGGGGCGCCGCGAGAAGCGACTGTGGACCGATTCCGGCGACGGCGAGCTCATCACCGGTTACGTCGCCGACTCCGACCGCGACGAGGCGGCGTTCATCGCCAAGGAGATCGAACAGCTCGTCGACTACTCGATCGGCGGTTCGGCCAGTCACACCTACGCCGACGTCGCGGTCTTCTACCGGACCAACACCGGCTCCCGCGCGCTCGAAGAGGTGTTCGTGCGGCACGGTCTGCCGTACAAGGTGGTCGGCGGCACCAAGTTCTACGAGCGCAAGGAGGTCCGCGACATCGTGGCCTATCTGCGCGTGGTGGCCAACCCGGACGATCAGGTGAGCCTGCGCCGCATCCTCAACACCCCGCGCCGAGGCATCGGCGACCGCGCCGAGGCCTGCGTCGCCGTGCACTCGGAGAACCTGGGAGTCAGCTTCTACCAGGCGCTCATCGACGCCACCGAGGGGCGTGTCGCGCTGTTGAACACACGCGCGGTGAAGCAGATCACCGGCTTCGTCGACCTCATCGAGGGGCTGCGCAGCGACTATCTGATGTCGTTCGGCGCGGTGGGCGGCGACGAGGCCGACTCCGCTGTCGCCGATGCGACCACCGAGGGCGCCGACATCGGCGACCTGGTCGACGCGATCATCGACCGCTCCGGTTATCGCGCCGAACTCGAGGCGTCGAACGATCCGCAGGACGGTGCGCGGCTGGACAACATCAACGAGTTGGTCGCCGTCGCCCGGGACTTCAGCCTCGAGGCCGCACAGGCCTCCGACGACGTCGACCTCGAAGCTCCCGTTCCGACGGAGGAGGGCGAACCCGAGCCGGGATCGCTCGCCGCCTTCCTGGAGAAGGTCTCGCTGGTGGCCGACGCCGATCAGGTGCCCGACGAAGGCGAGGGCGTCATCACCATGATGACGCTGCACACCGCGAAGGGACTCGAGTTCCCGGTCGTGTTCGTCACCGGCTGGGAGGACGGGCACTTCCCGCACATGCGAGCCCTCGGCGACCCGAACGAACTCAGCGAGGAACGCCGCCTGGCCTACGTCGGCATCACCCGCGCGCGGCAGCGGCTGTACCTGACGCGCGCGATGTCGCGCGCGTCGTGGGGGCAGCCGGTGTCGAACCCGGAGTCGCGCTTCCTCCAAGAGATTCCGCAGCACCTGATCGACTGGCGCCGAACCGAACCGCGTCGGGCACCACGTGAATCGTCCGGCGGAGCGTTCGGCTACTCGTCGGGTGGATCGGGATTCGGCGGATCGAGCCGTCGTACCTCGTTCGGCGCTCCCGACCCGTCACGCGCGCGAAACAAGACCGTGCACTACGAGATCGGCGACCGCATGAACCACCCGAAGTTCGGGATGGGCAAGGCCGTGGCCAAGGAGGGGACCGGTATCACCGAACGGATCACCTTCGACTTCGGCGGCAACGTGGGACGCGTGACGCTGATGACCGCGGGCGGACTGCCCGGGGAGAAACTGTAA
- a CDS encoding SDR family oxidoreductase has translation MTREKIIISGASSGLGEGMAREFAARGRSLGLTARRVDRLEALAAELAPTAPTVAVAGLDVTDVDAVPGVFGDLADRLGGVDRVIVNAGLGKGAPIGTGKAAANIETVQTNLVGALAQIEAALEIFRAQNSGHLVLVSSMSAVRGLPKAQAAYSASKAGLATLGQGLQAELAGSPIAVTVLLPGYIETDINRGVKTSMMTDTDAGVAAMVKAIEAEPARAAVPGWPWTPISWALRHLPDAITARMV, from the coding sequence ATGACGCGCGAGAAGATCATCATCAGCGGCGCCAGTTCCGGTCTGGGGGAGGGGATGGCGCGGGAGTTCGCCGCTCGTGGCCGCAGCCTCGGACTCACCGCCCGCCGTGTCGACCGGCTCGAAGCGCTGGCCGCAGAGCTCGCGCCGACCGCCCCGACGGTGGCCGTCGCCGGGCTCGACGTGACCGACGTCGATGCGGTTCCGGGCGTGTTCGGCGATCTCGCCGACCGCCTCGGCGGCGTCGATCGGGTGATCGTCAACGCGGGGCTGGGCAAGGGCGCCCCGATCGGCACGGGGAAGGCGGCGGCCAATATCGAGACCGTCCAGACCAATCTGGTCGGCGCGCTCGCCCAGATCGAGGCGGCTCTGGAGATCTTCCGTGCGCAGAACAGCGGTCACCTGGTGCTGGTCAGTTCGATGAGTGCGGTGCGCGGTCTCCCGAAGGCTCAGGCCGCGTACTCCGCGTCGAAGGCGGGGCTGGCCACGCTCGGACAGGGACTGCAGGCCGAACTCGCGGGCAGTCCGATCGCCGTCACCGTGCTGCTGCCCGGCTACATCGAGACCGATATCAACCGCGGCGTCAAGACGTCCATGATGACCGATACGGATGCGGGCGTCGCGGCGATGGTGAAGGCCATCGAGGCCGAACCCGCGCGAGCCGCCGTACCGGGCTGGCCGTGGACGCCGATCTCGTGGGCGTTGCGGCATCTGCCCGATGCGATCACCGCGCGCATGGTGTGA
- the cobF gene encoding precorrin-6A synthase (deacetylating) has protein sequence MTLRVIGIGPGGPRQITLEAVDAIAETDVFLILDKGERTAELTAARRQMLDAHAAPGHAVVAVADPPRDRNPADYEAEVRRWHAARVDAIDAALVEHLPDGGNAAILVWGDPALYDSTLRITDALAARRGDLTVEVIPGVTSVSALTAAHGIVAHGIGEPMFTTTGRRLSDTPAGADLNQFVMLDSSLAFRETAAPDDLVHWGAYVGTEHQILVSGRVGDVTDEIVARRAEARERLGWIMDVYLLQKRR, from the coding sequence GTGACTCTCCGCGTGATCGGCATCGGCCCCGGAGGCCCGCGCCAGATCACCCTCGAAGCCGTCGACGCGATCGCCGAGACCGACGTGTTCCTGATCCTCGACAAGGGGGAGCGCACCGCCGAACTGACCGCGGCTCGCCGACAGATGCTCGACGCGCACGCCGCGCCCGGCCACGCCGTCGTCGCGGTCGCCGATCCACCGCGCGACCGGAACCCCGCCGATTACGAGGCCGAGGTCCGTCGCTGGCACGCCGCTCGGGTCGATGCGATCGACGCCGCTCTGGTCGAGCACCTGCCCGACGGCGGGAACGCCGCGATCCTCGTCTGGGGCGACCCGGCCCTCTACGACTCGACGCTGCGCATCACCGACGCCCTCGCCGCACGACGCGGCGACCTGACCGTCGAGGTGATTCCCGGCGTCACCAGCGTGTCGGCGCTGACCGCGGCGCACGGCATCGTCGCGCACGGCATCGGCGAACCGATGTTCACCACCACGGGTCGTCGGTTGTCCGACACGCCCGCCGGGGCGGACCTCAATCAGTTCGTCATGCTCGACTCGTCGCTGGCGTTCCGCGAGACCGCCGCACCCGACGACCTCGTCCACTGGGGCGCCTACGTCGGCACCGAACACCAGATCCTGGTGAGCGGGCGGGTCGGTGACGTGACCGACGAGATCGTCGCCAGACGCGCCGAGGCCCGTGAGCGGCTGGGCTGGATCATGGACGTCTATCTGCTGCAGAAGCGGCGCTGA
- the pgi gene encoding glucose-6-phosphate isomerase: MLGSGDDGRDDYDITATVSWHALAAHYSHVYALHLRELFAMDPDRGSSLVVDAGDLHIDYSKNLVTGETLELLMSLAREAGLEDERDAMFAGRHLNTSEDRAALHIALRLPREAELVVDGQDVVAEVHAVLDAMGDFSDRVRSGEWVGHTGEAITDVVNIGIGGSDLGPAMAYEALRHYRRDGLRCHFVSNIDPVDVLSTLDELDPATTLVVVASKTFTTLETITNAIAARRWLLDGLGVTGDAPEVVAKHFVAVSTNADEVAKFGIDTDNMFGFWGWVGGRYSVDSAIGLSLMIAIGRDGFAEFLAGFRAVDEHFTTAPLERNAPVLLAMIGIWYSNFFGAQSQAVLPYAEDMARFPAYLQQLTMESNGKSVTAVGRPMTTTTGTVYWGEPGTNGQHAFYQLLHQGTWLVPADFIGFARPTDDLDMSDGTSMHDVLMANFFAQTEVLAFGKTADDIAAEGVPAGRVPHKVMPGNRPSTSILAPALTPSVLGQLIALYEHITFVKAMIWGIDPFDQWGVELGKAKAGELVGVITDDEPPADGHDSSTEALVRWYRAQRGR, from the coding sequence ATGCTGGGCTCTGGAGACGATGGGCGCGACGACTACGACATCACGGCGACCGTGTCATGGCATGCGCTCGCCGCGCACTACTCGCACGTGTACGCCCTGCACCTGCGTGAGCTGTTCGCCATGGACCCGGACCGCGGGTCGTCGCTCGTGGTGGACGCGGGCGATCTGCACATCGACTATTCGAAGAACCTGGTCACCGGGGAGACCCTGGAACTCCTGATGAGCCTGGCCCGGGAGGCAGGCCTCGAGGACGAGCGCGACGCGATGTTCGCCGGCCGACACCTGAACACCTCGGAGGACCGTGCCGCCCTGCACATCGCGCTGCGGCTGCCGCGCGAGGCGGAGCTCGTGGTCGACGGACAGGACGTCGTCGCCGAGGTGCACGCCGTCCTCGACGCGATGGGCGACTTCAGCGACCGGGTCCGCAGCGGCGAGTGGGTCGGCCACACCGGCGAGGCGATCACCGACGTCGTCAACATCGGCATCGGCGGCAGCGATCTCGGACCCGCGATGGCCTACGAGGCGCTGCGCCACTATCGGCGCGACGGTCTCCGCTGCCACTTCGTCTCGAACATCGATCCGGTGGACGTCCTCTCGACGCTCGACGAGCTCGATCCGGCGACCACGCTCGTCGTGGTCGCGTCGAAGACGTTCACCACGCTGGAGACCATCACCAACGCGATCGCCGCCCGCCGCTGGCTCCTCGACGGCCTCGGCGTGACCGGCGATGCTCCCGAGGTGGTCGCCAAGCACTTCGTCGCCGTCAGCACCAACGCCGACGAGGTCGCGAAGTTCGGCATCGACACCGACAACATGTTCGGCTTCTGGGGATGGGTCGGCGGACGCTACTCGGTCGACTCGGCGATCGGTCTGAGTCTGATGATCGCGATCGGACGGGACGGCTTCGCCGAGTTCCTCGCCGGATTCCGCGCCGTCGACGAACACTTCACGACGGCGCCGCTCGAACGGAACGCTCCGGTTCTGCTCGCGATGATCGGCATCTGGTACTCGAACTTCTTCGGGGCGCAGAGTCAGGCGGTGCTGCCGTACGCGGAAGACATGGCACGGTTCCCGGCGTACCTGCAGCAGTTGACGATGGAGTCGAACGGCAAGTCGGTCACCGCCGTCGGACGCCCGATGACCACGACCACCGGCACCGTCTACTGGGGTGAACCGGGGACCAACGGCCAACACGCGTTCTATCAGCTGCTGCACCAGGGGACCTGGCTGGTGCCCGCCGACTTCATCGGGTTCGCCCGGCCAACCGACGATCTCGACATGTCCGACGGCACCTCGATGCACGACGTCCTGATGGCGAACTTCTTCGCCCAGACCGAGGTGCTGGCGTTCGGAAAGACCGCCGATGACATCGCCGCCGAGGGGGTGCCCGCCGGCCGCGTGCCGCACAAGGTGATGCCCGGCAACCGACCGTCGACGTCGATCCTCGCACCGGCTCTCACTCCGTCGGTCCTCGGTCAGCTGATCGCACTCTACGAGCACATCACCTTCGTGAAGGCGATGATCTGGGGCATCGATCCGTTCGATCAGTGGGGTGTCGAACTCGGCAAGGCGAAGGCGGGCGAACTGGTCGGTGTCATCACCGACGACGAGCCGCCCGCCGACGGACACGACTCGTCCACCGAGGCGCTGGTCCGCTGGTACCGCGCGCAGCGAGGCCGATAG
- a CDS encoding DUF4185 domain-containing protein — protein MRRSVRTITTLAVGAALTAATLTAVAPAPRAAATGACSNSGTGIPLPFDFGSLGFPRGGAAQGPQKPLPHFDNGRTRTVSWVTGPRSHNQTFGRFGISGTDVGVAWDNGRGQTLMAFGDTFGNCLRQDRGWRNNTLLRTTDRNLADGLTLSRTGYAGPMFGAVGFSGIEKTKIPTAGISIGGKQYVNYMSVRAWGPPSRWDTNYSATAVSSDNGRTWFTPQSTIRVNVGVDAALPAGWPSVNHVNPLFQQSAYVEGRGADAGWIYQYGTPNGRFGSAHIARFRPGDILDPSRYQYWTGTRWGGPASNPAPIVRRPVTELSVAFSPVLNKYVMLDSPNGVLMRTASRPQGPWSHARRIAPASLELYAPMMLPSSPALRGTGPELYFNASRWDDYNVALIQTRVR, from the coding sequence ATGCGCCGATCTGTTCGAACCATCACGACCCTCGCGGTCGGGGCGGCACTGACCGCCGCGACGCTGACCGCGGTGGCCCCCGCCCCGCGGGCCGCCGCCACCGGTGCGTGCAGCAATTCCGGCACCGGGATTCCGCTGCCGTTCGATTTCGGGTCGCTCGGCTTCCCGCGCGGCGGTGCCGCACAGGGACCGCAGAAGCCGCTGCCGCACTTCGACAACGGCCGCACGCGCACCGTCTCCTGGGTCACCGGTCCGCGCAGCCACAACCAGACCTTCGGCCGTTTCGGGATCTCCGGGACCGACGTTGGCGTCGCCTGGGACAACGGGCGCGGACAGACGCTGATGGCGTTCGGCGACACCTTCGGCAACTGCCTACGGCAGGACCGCGGCTGGCGCAACAACACGCTGTTGCGCACCACCGACCGGAATCTCGCCGACGGGCTCACGCTCTCGCGCACCGGATACGCGGGGCCGATGTTCGGAGCCGTCGGATTCAGCGGCATCGAGAAGACCAAGATTCCGACGGCGGGCATCTCGATCGGCGGCAAGCAGTACGTGAACTACATGTCGGTCCGGGCCTGGGGTCCGCCGAGCCGCTGGGACACCAACTATTCGGCGACGGCGGTCTCCTCCGACAACGGTCGCACCTGGTTCACACCGCAGAGCACGATCCGGGTGAACGTGGGCGTCGACGCCGCGCTGCCCGCGGGCTGGCCGTCGGTGAACCACGTGAATCCGCTGTTCCAGCAGAGCGCCTATGTCGAAGGCCGGGGTGCGGACGCCGGCTGGATCTACCAGTACGGCACCCCGAACGGGCGGTTCGGTTCGGCGCACATCGCCCGGTTCCGCCCCGGTGACATCCTCGATCCGAGCAGGTACCAGTACTGGACGGGCACCAGGTGGGGCGGACCAGCGTCGAACCCGGCGCCGATCGTACGGCGGCCGGTGACCGAACTGTCGGTGGCGTTCAGCCCGGTGCTGAACAAGTACGTGATGCTCGACAGCCCGAACGGCGTGCTCATGCGCACCGCGAGCCGTCCGCAGGGTCCGTGGAGCCACGCGCGACGCATCGCCCCGGCGAGCCTGGAGCTGTACGCACCGATGATGCTCCCGTCGTCGCCCGCGCTGCGCGGCACCGGCCCCGAGCTGTATTTCAACGCCAGCCGGTGGGACGACTACAACGTCGCCCTTATCCAGACCAGGGTGCGGTAG
- a CDS encoding Fpg/Nei family DNA glycosylase: MPELPEVSAIAAYLDERTAGLPIRRVDVASLAVLKTADPPYTALTGRTVRAVDRIGKYLVIRTVAGPDSTDDGEIDLVIHLSRAGWVRWSGALSPTPPRPGGRSPIALRVHCGLPGEGFDVTEAGTQKRLAAWIVRETSDVERIATLGPDALAVSREDFGAILAGTTSRLKTVLTDQRTLSGVGNAYSDEILHTARLSPFASAKTLSDEHVDALYATMRAVLIEATSRLTDREVATMKSEKRTGLRVHARTGLPCPVCGDTVREVSYADRSFQYCPTCQTGGKILADRRMSRLLK; this comes from the coding sequence ATGCCGGAACTTCCTGAAGTCTCTGCGATCGCCGCGTACCTCGACGAGCGCACGGCCGGGCTGCCGATCCGACGCGTCGACGTGGCCTCATTGGCGGTGCTCAAGACCGCCGATCCGCCGTACACCGCGCTGACCGGGCGCACGGTGCGGGCCGTCGACCGGATCGGGAAATACCTGGTGATCCGGACCGTCGCGGGCCCCGACTCCACCGACGACGGCGAGATCGACCTGGTGATCCACCTCTCGCGCGCGGGTTGGGTGCGGTGGAGCGGCGCGCTGTCGCCGACCCCGCCACGTCCCGGCGGTAGGAGTCCGATCGCGCTGCGCGTGCACTGCGGTCTGCCCGGTGAGGGCTTCGACGTGACCGAGGCGGGCACCCAGAAGCGTCTCGCGGCGTGGATCGTCCGGGAGACCTCCGACGTCGAACGCATCGCGACTCTCGGCCCGGACGCACTGGCCGTCTCTCGCGAGGACTTCGGCGCGATCCTGGCCGGGACCACGTCGCGGCTCAAGACGGTTCTGACCGACCAGCGCACGCTCAGCGGCGTCGGCAACGCCTACTCGGACGAGATCCTGCACACCGCGCGGCTGTCGCCGTTCGCCTCTGCCAAGACCCTGTCCGACGAGCACGTGGACGCGCTGTACGCGACGATGCGGGCGGTTCTGATCGAGGCGACGTCACGACTGACCGACCGCGAGGTCGCGACCATGAAGTCCGAGAAGCGGACCGGTCTGCGAGTGCACGCCCGGACGGGACTGCCGTGCCCGGTGTGCGGCGACACCGTCCGCGAGGTCTCCTACGCCGACCGCTCGTTCCAGTACTGTCCGACCTGTCAGACCGGTGGCAAGATCCTCGCCGACCGTCGCATGTCGCGGCTGCTGAAGTAG
- a CDS encoding 3'(2'),5'-bisphosphate nucleotidase CysQ, with the protein MPALSDADLAAHIAEGAGEILNGIRHRRLLDGRIVGDVGDALAQAWISTVLRVHRPHDAVLSEEADDVGDRSTARRVWIIDPLDGTSEFSMGTDNWAVHVALTVDGAPDASAVSLPARGEVFRSDTVDEVTGPLTHRLAVSRYGHSYHSAAVADRLNMESVRIGSAGAKAMAVVRGDADAYVHSGGQYEWDNCAPVGVASAAGLHCSRIDGREIVYNNPQPYMPDFVICRGEIADRVLDALASPW; encoded by the coding sequence ATGCCTGCACTCTCGGACGCCGATCTCGCCGCACACATCGCCGAGGGCGCGGGCGAGATCCTCAACGGCATCCGCCACCGGCGCCTGCTGGACGGTCGCATCGTCGGTGATGTGGGCGACGCCCTCGCTCAGGCGTGGATCTCGACGGTCCTGCGGGTTCATCGCCCGCACGACGCGGTGCTCTCGGAGGAGGCCGACGACGTCGGCGACCGGTCGACGGCGCGGCGCGTGTGGATCATCGATCCGCTCGACGGGACGAGCGAGTTCTCGATGGGCACCGACAACTGGGCGGTGCACGTCGCGTTGACCGTCGACGGCGCCCCCGACGCGTCCGCCGTGTCGCTGCCCGCTCGGGGCGAGGTGTTCCGCAGCGACACCGTCGACGAGGTCACCGGTCCCCTGACCCACCGATTGGCGGTGTCGCGGTACGGACACTCGTATCATTCGGCGGCTGTCGCCGACCGATTGAACATGGAATCGGTGCGCATCGGGTCCGCGGGCGCCAAGGCGATGGCCGTGGTCCGCGGCGACGCCGACGCCTATGTGCACTCCGGCGGACAGTACGAGTGGGACAACTGTGCGCCGGTGGGCGTCGCATCGGCCGCGGGACTGCACTGCAGCCGCATCGACGGACGCGAGATCGTCTACAACAATCCGCAGCCGTACATGCCCGACTTCGTCATCTGCCGCGGCGAGATCGCCGATCGGGTGCTCGACGCACTGGCAAGTCCCTGGTGA
- a CDS encoding chorismate mutase has translation MLDVSESTDPADRDLGIENLSADVADLPDDIDTLRLEIDRMDALILAAVQRRSAVSKKIGAYRMATGGPRLVHSREVKVLDRFSALGSEGHTLAMLLLRLGRGPLGR, from the coding sequence ATCCTAGACGTGAGTGAGTCGACCGACCCGGCGGACCGGGACCTGGGAATCGAGAACCTGAGCGCGGATGTCGCGGACCTGCCCGACGACATCGACACGCTGCGCCTGGAGATCGACCGGATGGACGCGCTCATCCTGGCCGCCGTTCAACGACGCAGCGCCGTGTCGAAGAAGATCGGCGCGTACCGGATGGCCACCGGCGGCCCGCGCCTGGTGCACAGCCGTGAGGTCAAGGTCCTCGACCGCTTCTCGGCACTCGGCTCCGAGGGCCACACCCTCGCCATGCTCCTGCTTCGTCTGGGACGCGGTCCGCTGGGTCGCTAG